One genomic segment of Acomys russatus chromosome 6, mAcoRus1.1, whole genome shotgun sequence includes these proteins:
- the Mpc2 gene encoding mitochondrial pyruvate carrier 2, translating to MAAAGARGLRASYHRLMDKVELLLPEKLRPLYNHPAGPRTVFFWAPIMKWGLVCAGLADMARPAEKLSTAQSTVLMATGFIWSRYSLVIIPKNWSLFAVNFFVGSAGASQLFRIWRYNQELKAKGVK from the exons ATGGCAGCTGCCGGCGCCCGAGGCCTCCGGGCCTCCTACCACCGACTCATGGATAAAGTGGAGTTGTTGTTGCCGGAGAAATTGAGGCCGCTATACAACCACCCGGCAG gCCCCAGAACAGTTTTTTTCTGGGCTCCAATAATGAAATGG GGATTAGTGTGTGCTGGATTAGCTGACATGGCCAGACCTGCAGAGAAACTCAGCACAGCTCAATCCACTGTGCTGATGGCTACAG GGTTTATTTGGTCAAGGTACTCACTTGTAATTATACCAAAAAATTGGAGTTTGTTTGCTGTTAATTTCTTTGTGGGATCAGCAGGAGCCTCTCAGCTGTTTCGTATTTGGAG ATATAATCAAGAACTCAAAGCTAAAGGAGTCAAGTAA